One genomic window of Channa argus isolate prfri chromosome 5, Channa argus male v1.0, whole genome shotgun sequence includes the following:
- the trnt1 gene encoding CCA tRNA nucleotidyltransferase 1, mitochondrial isoform X2 — translation MKRMFQTAGIRMINNKGEKHGTITARLHNENFEVTTLRVDVQTDGRHAEVEFTTDWQKDAERRDLTINSMFLGLDGTLYDYFNGYEDLQNRKVRFVGSAEQRIQEDYLRILRYFRFYGRVALEPDNHDPDTLAAIRENGRGLAAISGERIWVELKKIVVASHASHLLELMYAMELAQYIGLPPDGDVEEMKRVWQNAKAHSPKPMTILAALFHSSEEVDKMDLRLKVSREEKTLALFLVKYRRELRKSEDGPDSLKPFTDFIIDNRDLDTQVKVCELLKYQGEEKLLAELCKWSIPCFPISGHDLRRMGVTSGKEIGTTLQKLRDIWKKSRYQMDKEELLTYVKL, via the exons ATGAAGCGTATGTTCCAAACTGCTGGCATCAGGATGATCAATAATAAGGGAGAGAAGCATGGTACCATTACAGCAAGG CTACACAATGAGAACTTTGAGGTGACCACCTTACGAGTGGATGTTCAGACGGATGGACGACATGCTGAGGTGGAATTCACCACTGACTGGCAGAAGGATGCAGAGAGGAGAGATCTCACCATTAACTCCATGTTTTTAG GTCTTGATGGCACGTTATATGACTATTTCAATGGGTATGAAGACCTACAGAATCGTAAAGTTCGGTTTGTTGGCAGTGCTGAGCAAAGGATCCAGGAGGATTACCTGAGAATACTGCGATATTTTAG GTTCTATGGAAGGGTGGCTTTGGAGCCGGACAACCATGACCCTGACACATTGGCTGCCATCAGGGAAAATGGTCGTGGGCTAGCAGCAATTTCAGGAGAGCGGATTTGGGTAGAATTAAAGAAGATAGTGGTGGCAAGTCATGCTTCTCATCTGTTAGAGCTGATGTATGCCATGGAACTGGCCCAATACATAG GATTACCTCCAGATGGCGATGTTGAGGAGATGAAGAGAGTCTGGCAGAACGCCAAAGCCCACTCTCCCAAACCCATGACCATCCTGGCTGCTCTTTTCCACAGCTCAGAGGAGGTGGACAAGATGGACCTCCGGCTTAAGGTGTCTAGGGAGGAGAAGACTCTGGCTCTGTTTCTGGTCAAATACAGACGGGAGCTCCGCAAGAGCGAAGACGGGCCGGACAGCCTCAAACCCTTTACCGACTTCATCATTGAT AATCGGGACCTGGATACCCAGGTTAAAGTGTGCGAGTTGCTTAAGTATCAAGGCGAAGAGAAGCTACTGGCAGAACTCTGCAAATGGTCGATCCCTTGTTTCCCCATCAGCGGCCATGATCTGAGAAGAATGGGAGTAACGTCAGGCAAGGAAATAGGTACCACTTTACAGAAGCTCCGTGACATCTGGAAGAAAAGCCGTTATCAGATGGACAAAGAGGAACTCCTCACTTATGTGAAGCTATGA
- the arl6ip5a gene encoding ADP-ribosylation factor-like 6 interacting protein 5a, with translation MAKVELVPLRSLDDFLPGSERFARPDVQDLAKWNKRVVSNLLYYQTNYLALAVVVFLIVGLMNPVGMFTAMAVVSAVFLGSVWAGENRAVINKFKRQNPTAFVIAVMVASYILISMMGSVMVFMSAITLPLILIFAHASLRLRNMKNKLENKIEGAGLKKSPMGLLLEALGQQEENFQKIQSFLEGQQKE, from the exons ATGGCTAAAGTCGAGCTGGTACCGCTCAGGTCGTTGGACGACTTCTTACCCGGTTCGGAAAGATTCGCCAGACCTGATGTGCAAGATTTAGCAAAATGGAACAAACGAGTTGTCAGCAACCTGCTTTATTATCAAACAAATTATCTGGCCTTGGCCGTCGTTGTTTTCCTTATTGTGGG GCTCATGAACCCTGTGGGGATGTTCACAGCCATGGCTGTGGTGTCTGCCGTCTTCCTAGGTTCAGTGTGGGCCGGAGAGAACAGAGCTGTCATAAACAAATTTAAGAGGCAGAATCCCACAGCATTCGTGATCGCCGTCATGGTCGCCAGCTACATCTTAATCTCTATGATGGGGAGCGTCATGGTATTTATGTCGGCAATCACTTTACCTCTGATTT TGATATTTGCACATGCTTCATTGCGTCTTCGCAACATGAAGAATAAACTGGAGAACAAAATAGAAGGCGCTGGACTGAAGAAGTCACCAATGGGCCTTTTGCTGGAGGCTCTTGGTCAGCAAGAAGAGAACTTTCAAAAGATCCAGAGTTTTTTGGAGGGACAACAGAAGGAGTGA
- the trnt1 gene encoding CCA tRNA nucleotidyltransferase 1, mitochondrial isoform X1 codes for MFLMWSRILSPRVIVKTSFKWRNLYTMQLKTSEFQSLFTDGLHELAGLFEKHQCELRIAGGAVRDLLSGKRPADVDFATTATPVEMKRMFQTAGIRMINNKGEKHGTITARLHNENFEVTTLRVDVQTDGRHAEVEFTTDWQKDAERRDLTINSMFLGLDGTLYDYFNGYEDLQNRKVRFVGSAEQRIQEDYLRILRYFRFYGRVALEPDNHDPDTLAAIRENGRGLAAISGERIWVELKKIVVASHASHLLELMYAMELAQYIGLPPDGDVEEMKRVWQNAKAHSPKPMTILAALFHSSEEVDKMDLRLKVSREEKTLALFLVKYRRELRKSEDGPDSLKPFTDFIIDNRDLDTQVKVCELLKYQGEEKLLAELCKWSIPCFPISGHDLRRMGVTSGKEIGTTLQKLRDIWKKSRYQMDKEELLTYVKL; via the exons ATGTTTTTG ATGTGGAGCAGAATATTGAGTCCCCGTGTGATTGTTAAAACATCTTTCAAGTGGAGGAATCTTTACACTATGCAGCTGAAGACCAGCGAGTTTCAATCTCTGTTTACTGACGGGCTCCATGAACTAGCAG gGCTCTTTGAAAAACACCAGTGTGAGTTGCGGATAGCTGGAGGTGCTGTACGGGATCTGCTGTCTGGGAAGCGGCCTGCAGATGTGGACTTTGCCACCACAGCCACTCCAGTGGAGATGAAGCGTATGTTCCAAACTGCTGGCATCAGGATGATCAATAATAAGGGAGAGAAGCATGGTACCATTACAGCAAGG CTACACAATGAGAACTTTGAGGTGACCACCTTACGAGTGGATGTTCAGACGGATGGACGACATGCTGAGGTGGAATTCACCACTGACTGGCAGAAGGATGCAGAGAGGAGAGATCTCACCATTAACTCCATGTTTTTAG GTCTTGATGGCACGTTATATGACTATTTCAATGGGTATGAAGACCTACAGAATCGTAAAGTTCGGTTTGTTGGCAGTGCTGAGCAAAGGATCCAGGAGGATTACCTGAGAATACTGCGATATTTTAG GTTCTATGGAAGGGTGGCTTTGGAGCCGGACAACCATGACCCTGACACATTGGCTGCCATCAGGGAAAATGGTCGTGGGCTAGCAGCAATTTCAGGAGAGCGGATTTGGGTAGAATTAAAGAAGATAGTGGTGGCAAGTCATGCTTCTCATCTGTTAGAGCTGATGTATGCCATGGAACTGGCCCAATACATAG GATTACCTCCAGATGGCGATGTTGAGGAGATGAAGAGAGTCTGGCAGAACGCCAAAGCCCACTCTCCCAAACCCATGACCATCCTGGCTGCTCTTTTCCACAGCTCAGAGGAGGTGGACAAGATGGACCTCCGGCTTAAGGTGTCTAGGGAGGAGAAGACTCTGGCTCTGTTTCTGGTCAAATACAGACGGGAGCTCCGCAAGAGCGAAGACGGGCCGGACAGCCTCAAACCCTTTACCGACTTCATCATTGAT AATCGGGACCTGGATACCCAGGTTAAAGTGTGCGAGTTGCTTAAGTATCAAGGCGAAGAGAAGCTACTGGCAGAACTCTGCAAATGGTCGATCCCTTGTTTCCCCATCAGCGGCCATGATCTGAGAAGAATGGGAGTAACGTCAGGCAAGGAAATAGGTACCACTTTACAGAAGCTCCGTGACATCTGGAAGAAAAGCCGTTATCAGATGGACAAAGAGGAACTCCTCACTTATGTGAAGCTATGA
- the avpr2b.1 gene encoding vasopressin V2 receptor, whose amino-acid sequence MAWFSVNISNITVDSTLSGDEPRDELLAQVEIAVLSFIFVTAGILNVGLLLALWKRRKQISRMRVFVFHLCVADLVVTFFQVCPQLMWDITDRFIGPDILCRTVKYLQVVGMFASTYMIVVMTVDRYQAICNPMVTFQRRRARWNGPVCAAWCVSLIGSLPQAFIFSRVEVSPGVYDCWAQFIKPWGPRAYVTWTSLVIFVLPIVTIIVCQVRICRTVHINFHMKTHHARDAISKSLSSRASSVAGVSKARVKTVKMTAVIVLAYIICWTPFFTVQLWSVWDPRAPTETATFTILMLLASLNSCVNPCIYLLFSRTLPKRLVGLMCMGQPDVKESEQEEPTTATSLYISLKSLSECR is encoded by the exons ATGGCTTGGTTCAGTGTAAATATCAGTAACATCACCGTGGACAGTACACTCTCTGGGGATGAGCCGCGAGATGAGCTCTTGGCTCAGGTGGAAATTGCTGTTCTGTCCTTTATTTTTGTCACCGCAGGGATCCTAAACGTCGGACTCTTGTTGGCACTGTGGAAACGGAGGAAGCAGATCTCCAGAATGCGcgtgtttgttttccatctttGCGTGGCAGACCTGGTGGTTACATTCTTCCAAGTTTGTCCCCAGCTGATGTGGGATATTACAGACAGATTCATTGGTCCAGATATATTGTGTCGCACAGTGAAGTACCTGCAGGTGGTCGGGATGTTTGCCTCCACTTATATGATAGTAGTAATGACAGTAGACCGATATCAAGCCATTTGCAATCCCATGGTGACTTTCCAGAGGCGCAGGGCGCGCTGGAACGGTCCGGTGTGCGCCGCCTGGTGCGTTTCTCTTATTGGCAGCCTCCCGCAGGCTTTCATCTTCTCCAGGGTCGAGGTCTCTCCCGGTGTTTACGATTGTTGGGCGCAATTCATTAAGCCGTGGGGGCCCAGAGCCTATGTGACCTGGACATCTCTGGTGATTTTCGTCCTACCCATTGTCACGATAATCGTGTGCCAGGTGCGCATCTGCCGCACTGTGCACATCAACTTCCACATGAAGACGCACCACGCCAGAGACGCGATCAGCAAGTCGCTGTCGTCCAGGGCCAGCAGCGTAGCGGGGGTGTCCAAGGCCAGGGTGAAGACTGTGAAGATGACCGCGGTCATTGTGCTCGCCTACATTATCTGCTGGACACCTTTCTTCACCGTGCAGCTGTGGTCTGTGTGGGACCCTCGGGCGCCCACAGAGA CTGCAACCTTCACCATCCTGATGCTGCTGGCGAGCCTGAACAGCTGTGTGAACCCCTGCATCTACCTGCTGTTCAGCAGGACGCTGCCCAAGAGACTGGTGGGCCTGATGTGCATGGGGCAGCCTGATGTGAAGGAGTCCGAGCAGGAGGAGCCCACCACAGCCACCTCCCTGTACATCAGCCTTAAGAGCCTGTCAGAATGCAGATAA